In one Thermodesulfobium acidiphilum genomic region, the following are encoded:
- a CDS encoding ABC transporter ATP-binding protein, whose protein sequence is MKAIRVLGLTKSYKSETNIVAVNNLSFEVEEGQVFCLLGPNGAGKTTTIRILNTLLKKDKGQIYFFNIDLDKKPQDIKNIIGVVQQHTNVDSELTVWENLLIHSMLHKMNKMLFKERANQLLEAIDMIDKKNRFANKLSGGERRKLSIIRALLHNPKIIFLDEPTVGLDTFTRRSIWENIKQLKYSGKTIILTTHYIEEAQMLSDLVLIINKGKKLIEETPNTLINRLGKVTLEYQENGKTIYKFFNTNQEAKDFSVNLKDLNSILIRETNLEDVFVTMTGNGGEDYCNSLEKCFP, encoded by the coding sequence ATGAAAGCTATACGCGTTTTGGGACTCACAAAATCCTATAAATCAGAAACCAATATAGTTGCCGTAAACAATTTATCCTTTGAAGTAGAAGAGGGACAGGTTTTTTGTCTTTTAGGTCCTAATGGTGCTGGTAAAACTACTACTATAAGAATACTCAATACACTTTTAAAAAAGGATAAGGGTCAAATCTATTTTTTTAATATTGATTTAGACAAAAAACCACAAGACATAAAAAATATTATCGGTGTGGTCCAACAGCACACAAATGTCGATTCAGAACTTACGGTATGGGAAAATCTTTTGATTCACTCTATGCTTCATAAAATGAATAAAATGTTGTTTAAAGAAAGAGCGAATCAGCTTTTAGAAGCTATAGATATGATTGACAAAAAAAACAGGTTTGCAAATAAACTCTCTGGTGGAGAAAGGAGAAAGCTTTCTATTATTAGAGCGCTTTTACACAATCCAAAAATTATATTCTTAGATGAACCAACTGTTGGACTAGATACTTTTACTAGAAGATCTATCTGGGAAAATATAAAACAACTCAAGTATTCTGGCAAAACAATAATTTTAACTACACATTATATTGAAGAAGCTCAAATGCTTTCAGATCTCGTCTTAATAATAAACAAGGGGAAAAAGCTTATTGAGGAAACTCCAAATACTCTAATAAATAGATTGGGCAAAGTTACACTTGAATATCAAGAAAATGGTAAAACGATATATAAATTTTTTAATACCAATCAAGAAGCAAAAGATTTTAGCGTAAATCTTAAAGATTTAAATTCTATCCTTATTAGAGAAACAAATTTAGAAGACGTTTTCGTCACAATGACAGGAAATGGAGGTGAAGATTATTGCAACTCTTTAGAGAAGTGTTTCCCATAG